From Eubalaena glacialis isolate mEubGla1 chromosome 5, mEubGla1.1.hap2.+ XY, whole genome shotgun sequence, one genomic window encodes:
- the LOC133091911 gene encoding protein DBF4 homolog A-like — MNSRAMRIHSRGHFQGGIQVKNEKKRPSLKSLKTDNKPEKSKYKPLWGKVFYIDLPSVTISEKLQKDIKDLGGRVEEFLSKDISYLISNKKEAKFAQTLGRISPVPSPESAYTAETTSPHPSHDGSSFKAPDTVCLSRGKLLVEKAIKDHDFIPSNSILSNALSWGVKILHIDDIRYYIEQKKRELYLPKTSSTSVSDGGKRVSIGAQKARTGRLKKPFVKVEDISQLYRPFYLQLTSMPFINYSVQKPSSPFDVDKPSTTQKQTQVKLRIQTDGDKCGGIPVQLQLKEKKKKGYCECCLQKYEDLDTHLLSEQHRNFAQSNHYQVVDDTVSKLVFDFVDYERDMPKNKRIKYSVGSLSPITANVLKKSEPKEKMELQHNSQKNSRENVQVMEHSFLNKETQEPEQKFTSTSEHIPHPSSELRGHDKTSDKCSMLNPAENDIKENFISLSPHKNKQECILDVAEHKLIINENDLEVRVDHCPRRQQASVQVSHFSTDNSASQPKQKSDTVLFPAKDMKEKDLHSVFHHDSDLLAINSSQEHLTIQAKAPSQSPPEEPNPCDIKNMDSLPSGKIHRKVQILLGRNKKENLEPNVELDKKRTEFLTTQEENRICSSSVQSLLDLFQTSEEKSEFLGFTSYTKNSGICDVLDIWEEENSNLLSVFYSSPSTSTFSGF; from the coding sequence ATGAACTCCAGAGCCATGAGGATCCACAGCAGAGGACATTTCCAGGGTGGAATCCaagtcaaaaatgaaaaaaaacgaCCGTCTTTGAAATCTCTGAAAACGGATAACAAACcagaaaaatccaaatataaGCCACTCTGGGGTAAAGTATTTTACATTGACTTACCTTCTGTCACCATATCTGAAAAACTGCAAAAGGACATTAAGGATCTGGGAGGGCGCGTTGAAGAATTTCTCAGCAAAGATATCAGTTatcttatttcaaataaaaaggaaGCTAAATTTGCACAAACCTTGGGACGAATTTCTCCTGTACCAAGTCCAGAATCTGCATATACTGCAGAAACCACATCACCTCATCCCAGCCATGATGGAAGTTCATTTAAGGCTCCAGATACAGTGTGTTTGAGCAGAGGAAAATTATTAGTTGAAAAAGCTATCAAGGACCATGATTTTATTCCTTCAAACAGTATATTATCAAACGCCTTATCATGGGGAGTAAAAATTCTTCATATTGATGACATTAGATACTACATtgaacaaaagaaaagagaattgtaTTTACCCAAGACATCAAGTACTTCTGTAAGTGATGGGGGGAAAAGAGTAAGTATTGGCGCACAGAAAGCAAGAACAGGTAGACTCAAAAAGCCTTTTGTAAAGGTGGAAGATATAAGCCAGCTTTATAGGCCATTTTATCTTCAGCTGACCAGTATGCCTTTTATAAACTATTCTGTTCAGAAGCCCTCCAGCCCATTTGATGTAGATAAGCCATCTACCACCCAAAAGCAAACTCAGGTTAAACTAAGGATCCAAACAGATGGTGATAAATGTGGTGGAATCCCAGTTCAACTCcagttaaaagagaagaaaaaaaagggatatTGTGAATGTTGCTTGCAGAAATACGAAGATCTCGATACTCATCTTCTAAGTGAGCAACACAGAAACTTTGCACAGAGTAATCACTATCAAGTTGTTGATGACACTGTATCTAAGTTAGTTTTTGACTTTGTGGACTATGAAAGGGACAtgcctaaaaataaaagaataaaatacagtgttGGATCCCTTTCTCCTATTACTGCAAATGTCTTGAAAAAGTCTGAACCTAAAGAAAAGATGGAATTACAACATAATTCTCAGAAAAACTCCAGGGAAAATGTACAGGTGATGGAGCACAGTTTCCTGAATAAAGAAACCCAGGAACCTGAACAAAAGTTTACGTCTACTTCAGAACACATCCCACACCCTTCAAGTGAATTAAGAGGACATGATAAAACATCTGATAAATGTTCCATGTTAAATCCAGCTGAAAAtgacataaaagaaaattttatatctctatctccacataaaaataaacaggaatGCATTCTTGATGTTGCTGaacataaattaattataaatgaaaatgatttaGAAGTAAGGGTGGATCACTGTCCACGTAGGCAACAGGCATCTGTACAAGTTTCTCATTTCAGTACGGATAATAGTGCATCTCAGCCAAAACAAAAGTCAGATACTGTGCTTTTTCCAGCAAAGGATATGAAGGAAAAGGACCTTCATTCAGTATTTCATCATGATTCTGATCTGTTAGCAATAAACAGTTCACAGGAGCACCTAACAATTCAGGCAAAGGCTCCATCCCAAAGCCCTCCTGAGGAACCCAACCCATGTGACATCAAGAATATGGATAGTTTACCTTCTGGTAAAATCCATCGGAAAGTGCAAATACtattaggaagaaataaaaaagaaaatctggaacCAAATGTGGAGTTAGATAAGAAAAGAACTGAATTTCTTACTAcacaagaagaaaacagaatttgtAGCTCATCAGTACAATCTCTACTGGACTTATTTCAAACCAGTGAAGAAAAGTCAGAATTTTTGGGTTTCACAAGCTACACCAAAAACAGTGGTATATGTGATGTTTTAGATATTTGGGAAGAGGAAAATTCAAATCTGTTATCAGTGTTTTACTCTTCCCCTTCAACTTCtacattttctggtttttag